Genomic DNA from Gemmatimonadales bacterium:
ACGGGAGTGGCGTGAGGCCGCCCGGCCTGCGGTGCCGAAACTCGAATCGACTTCAGGCGCGATGGAGCGCTGGTCGCGGATTCGCCGCGAGGATCTGCACGAGGTCAATCGGAGCGAGCTCGACCGCATTCTCGACAAGATCAGCGCATCAGGGATCAGCAGTCTGTCGCCGGCCGAGCGGGAGTTCTTGGATCGGTTCAGCGCCAGGTTGCACTAGCCGCTGTCTCTCCGAGCAAGCGAAAGGCCGGTCCCTTACGTGAGGGGCCGGCCTTTTCATTCAGATCTCCCGGCCTAGGCGAACAGCGCCACCTGGCCGCCGGTGTGCCAGAACAGGACGGTCGCATCCTTCGGGATCCGGCCGTCGCGGCAGTAGGCTACGAGGCCGGCCAGTCCTTTCGCGCTGTAGGTATGATCGACGAAGACCGCCTGGGTGCGTGCCGCCGTGCTCTGAGCCTCTCGGGAGGCCGCCGTCGGCAGGCCGTAGCCCTCACCGACGAAGCCGTCGTCGACTTCGACCGTGATGGCCGCATCGAGACTGCCACCATCGAGCCCGAGCAAGGGACCCAGTCCGCGGACGATCGATCGCACCTCAGCCTCGACGGCGGCAGGCGGGTCGTCGGCACTGATGCCGATCACGCGGGTCGACAGACCGTGCAGCGCGACCCCGGCCAGGATCCCTGCGGAGGTACCCCCCGAGGAACAGGCGTGGACGATCACGTCCGGAACCAGGCCCTGGGCCTTCATCTCGCCGATGCCGTCGACGAATCCCAGCGCACCTTGCGGCGTCGACGCGCCCAGCGGAATGATCGCGGGGCGGCGGCCCTCGGCGCGATACCGCTCGGCGGCGCGTTCCATGGCTGGCTTCCGCTCCTCTCGGCCCGCGACGTACTCGACCGTGGCACCGAGCAGCCCGTTGAGCAGGGCGTTGCCGGTCAGGCGCTCGGGGGCCACACCGTTGGCCACCAGGTGGCAGACGAGGCCCGAGGCGGCGGCCACCGCAGCGGTGGCCCGGGCGTGGTTGGACTGGACTCCGCCACAGGAAATCAGCGTGTCGACACCTTCGGCCAGCAGCGGGGGCAGGACGTAGCGTAGCTTGCGGACCTTGTTGCCTCCGAAGCCGAACGAGACGGCATCGTCGCGTTTGCAGAGGATCTGCTGTCTAAGGCCCAGCGTCTGACGGAACCGGTCGAGCTCATCGATCGGGGTCGGATAGTGGCCGAAGGAGGCAATGGGCAGCCGGGCAAGGGCTTCCAGTGCCGAACTGGCTTGGGATGACGGAATCGGAATAGGCATGCGACCAGTCTAGGTGGCGGAGCCGGACCATGCAATGAGTCCCCGGGGGGTGCTTGCCGGTTTCCTGTCCGGGCTTAGGTTCCCATTCATCATCGACAATACAACTGTCGGATGTCCCGCGGATCCGGCGGCCGATTGGCGGCACGCCGGTTTTCTGTCGGTTCCGCCCCACCGTTCATTCGTCCATCGCAGTGTGGACGGCAACCCTGTGCTGCGGGTGACATATGCCACGGTTCTTCGCGGTATCGCTGGTGCTGGCGTTGGTCGGCTGCGGGAGTCCCTCTGCCGGCAACATCGATCTGGCCCGTCTCAAGGGCGCGGATCGCGAACCCGGGCAGTGGCTCGGCCTGGGCGGCACCTACCGCAGTGATCGCTTCAGCCCACTGACCGGGATCGATGAATCGAACGCGGCGTCCCTGGGCTTTGCCTGGGAGTACGACGCCAGCTCGCGTCGCGGTCGAGTCGAGCGGGGCCAGGAAGCCACCCCGATTATGGTCGATGGGGTGCTTTATCTTGCAGGCCCCTGGGGGTCCGTGGCTGCAGTCGATGCCCGGACCGGTCAGGAACGGTGGCGTTATGACCCGGATGTCGATGGCAGCTACGCGCGGCGAGCGTGCTGTGATGCGGTCAATCGCGGGCTGCAGGTCTGGCGAGGCAAGGTCTACGTCGGTACGCTCGACGGCTTCCTGGTGGCGCTCGACGCCGAGACCGGTCGTGAGATCTGGAAGCGCGACACCTTCGTCGATCGCGAGACTCGTTCCTACACCATCACCGGCCCGCCGCAGGTCGCCAGGGGCGTGGTGGTGATCGGTAACAGCGGTGGCGAGTTCGGGGTGCGCGGCTACATCACGGCATACGACGTCGAGACCGGTGAACAGCGCTGGCGTTTCTTCGTCGTACCCGGCGATCCGGCCAAGGGACCGCCGGAGCACCCCGAAGTGGCTCGGGCGCTCGAGACCTGGGGCCCCGACACCGACTGGCAGTCGGGTCTCGGCGGCACGGTGTGGGGTGAGATGACCTACGACCCCGAGCTCGACCTGCTGTACGTGGGGACTGGCAACAGCACACCATACTCCGGCTGGAATCGGGACCCCTCGGGTGGCGACAATCTCTATCTCGTATCGATCCTGGCAATCAAGCCGACCGATGGTCGACTGGTCTGGCATTATCAGCAGGTGCCCTGGGAACTCTGGGACTACACCGCGACCCAGAACATGATCCTGGCTGATCTGACCATCGATGGGGCGCCCCGCAAGGTGATCATGCAGGCGCCGAAGAACGGAATCTTCTACGTCCTCGATCGCCAGACGGGTGAGTTCATTTCCGGCACGCCGTTTGTTCGGGTCAACTGGCTCACCGGTTTCGATTCGACCGGGCGGCCGCAGATCAATCCTGCGGCCATCTATCGCGACCAGCCTGCCATCGTGTTTCCGTCTCAAGTTGGTGCGCACAACTGGCAACCGATGGCCTTCAGTCGCCAGACCGGGCTGGTCTACATTCCGGCGCGTGAATCCGGCATGATCATGCTCGACGAGCCGGGCTATACCTGGAAGCCGGGCACCGGGAACGTTGGAGCGGGCGGGCTGTTCGACTTGGTGCTGGGGTTGATGCCAAGCGTGCGGCCCGCCTACGAGGCCATCCTCAAAGGGTCACCCGACTCGACGTCGCTGGGCGTGTCCGAGTTCCTCCTGGCCTGGGATCCGGTAGCCCGGCAGGAGCGCTGGCGGGTGCCGCTGGCCAACACGACCTATGCTGGCGGTGGTGTCCTTACCACGGCTGGCAACCTCGTCTTTCAGGGAACCTCCGACGGACGGTTGGTGGTGTACTCCGCGTCGAGCGGCGAAAAGCGGACCGAGATCAACGTCGGGACTGCGATCATGGCGGCCCCGATGACGTATCAGCTCGACGGGGAACAATATGTGGTCGTCGCGGCAGGTTTCGGCGGCGCGGTTGGTCGGCAGTATCCGTACGGGACGGCGGGGTACACCTACCAGAACGCAGGGCGTCTGCTCGCGTTCAAGCTCGGGGGCGGTGCCACGCCGCTGCCTCCTCCGTACCTGCCTCTCGCGACGCCTGAACCGCCGGCGCGGCCGCCGGCGTCGCCGGCGGTGCTCGCCAAGGGCGAGGAGCTCTTCGGTGCCAATTGTGTCACTTGTCACGGCGCACGCGAGGATCGAATCTCGGCCTTTCCCGACCTTCGGCGCATGTCGGCGGCGACGCATAGCGTGTTCGACGCCATCGTACGGCAGGGCAGTCTCAGCGCAGGGGGGATGGCCGGTTTTGCCGACCTCCTGAGCGCCAAAGATGCCCAGGCCATTCATGAGTATCTGATTCAGGAGCAACGGCTCCTGTGGCAACGTGAGGGACGAGGAAGAACGCGATGATGAAGCAACGGATATCACTGCTGACGCTCGTACTTGCCATATTGGGTACCGCGCCTGCGCTGGGCCAGGCCACCTTGGCAGAAGCCAAGCGCCGTCTGTCCCAGATCGAGGGGCGGATCCCGATTGCCGGGCTCGACTCCGCAGTTGAGGTTCGCCGCGATCAGTGGGGTGTTCCGCACATCTATGCGAGGACGGTGTCGGACCTCTTCTTTGCGCAGGGGTTCGTTGCTGCGCAGGATCGGCTTTGGCAGATGGAAATCTGGCGGCGCCAGGGCGATGGATTGCTGGCCGAGGTGCTGGGGCCGGAGCTGGTGGAGCGAGATCGGTTTGCCCGGCTGCTCAAGTACCGGGGTGACATGGAAGCAGAGTGGACCAGCTATGCGCCGGACACGAAGGAGATTGTCCGCGCGTTCGTGGCTGGCGTCAACGCGCAGATCAGGCTGGTTCGGGACAACCCTCCGATCGAGTTTGCCCTGCAGGGGTTCCGGCCGGAGCCGTGGGGTGAGCACGTGCCGCTGCAGCGGATGGCGGCACTGGCCATGACGGGCAATGCGCTGGTGGAGGTCGATCGGGCACGCCTGCTCAATGAGATCGAGCAGGCCACCCTCGAAGCGCTGTTCCCTCTGGATCCGTCCCGCAAGCTCGATCCCGTCCCGGACTTCGATCTGACCGGGATCTCGGTGCGCTCCCTCGGCGCGGCGGCAGCTGCGTACACCGGTGTGCCGTTTCAGCGCTTCGACGGCTCCAACAACTGGGTTGTCAGCGGCGCCCGGACCAGGACCGGCAAGCCCCTGCTGGCCAACGATCCGCACCGAGCCGTCACGCTGCCTGCCTTGCGGTACC
This window encodes:
- a CDS encoding PQQ-dependent dehydrogenase, methanol/ethanol family, translating into MPRFFAVSLVLALVGCGSPSAGNIDLARLKGADREPGQWLGLGGTYRSDRFSPLTGIDESNAASLGFAWEYDASSRRGRVERGQEATPIMVDGVLYLAGPWGSVAAVDARTGQERWRYDPDVDGSYARRACCDAVNRGLQVWRGKVYVGTLDGFLVALDAETGREIWKRDTFVDRETRSYTITGPPQVARGVVVIGNSGGEFGVRGYITAYDVETGEQRWRFFVVPGDPAKGPPEHPEVARALETWGPDTDWQSGLGGTVWGEMTYDPELDLLYVGTGNSTPYSGWNRDPSGGDNLYLVSILAIKPTDGRLVWHYQQVPWELWDYTATQNMILADLTIDGAPRKVIMQAPKNGIFYVLDRQTGEFISGTPFVRVNWLTGFDSTGRPQINPAAIYRDQPAIVFPSQVGAHNWQPMAFSRQTGLVYIPARESGMIMLDEPGYTWKPGTGNVGAGGLFDLVLGLMPSVRPAYEAILKGSPDSTSLGVSEFLLAWDPVARQERWRVPLANTTYAGGGVLTTAGNLVFQGTSDGRLVVYSASSGEKRTEINVGTAIMAAPMTYQLDGEQYVVVAAGFGGAVGRQYPYGTAGYTYQNAGRLLAFKLGGGATPLPPPYLPLATPEPPARPPASPAVLAKGEELFGANCVTCHGAREDRISAFPDLRRMSAATHSVFDAIVRQGSLSAGGMAGFADLLSAKDAQAIHEYLIQEQRLLWQREGRGRTR
- a CDS encoding pyridoxal-phosphate dependent enzyme, with the protein product MPIPIPSSQASSALEALARLPIASFGHYPTPIDELDRFRQTLGLRQQILCKRDDAVSFGFGGNKVRKLRYVLPPLLAEGVDTLISCGGVQSNHARATAAVAAASGLVCHLVANGVAPERLTGNALLNGLLGATVEYVAGREERKPAMERAAERYRAEGRRPAIIPLGASTPQGALGFVDGIGEMKAQGLVPDVIVHACSSGGTSAGILAGVALHGLSTRVIGISADDPPAAVEAEVRSIVRGLGPLLGLDGGSLDAAITVEVDDGFVGEGYGLPTAASREAQSTAARTQAVFVDHTYSAKGLAGLVAYCRDGRIPKDATVLFWHTGGQVALFA